A genomic region of Arvicola amphibius chromosome X, mArvAmp1.2, whole genome shotgun sequence contains the following coding sequences:
- the Cmc4 gene encoding cx9C motif-containing protein 4 — MPQKDPCQKRACEIQKCLQANNYMESKCQAVIEELRKCCARYPKGRSLVCSGLEKEEENLTLKSGSK, encoded by the exons ATGCCACAAAAGGATCCATGCCAGAAACGAGCCTGTGAAATACAGAAATGTTTACAAG CCAACAACTATATGGAATCGAAGTGTCAGGCGGTCATCGAAGAACTTCGTAAGTGTTGTGCTCGATATCCCAAGGGAAGATCTCTTGTCTGCTCAGGattagagaaggaagaagaaaacctgACATTGAAGTCTGGATCCAAGTAA